One part of the Prunus persica cultivar Lovell chromosome G5, Prunus_persica_NCBIv2, whole genome shotgun sequence genome encodes these proteins:
- the LOC18777360 gene encoding WAT1-related protein At5g47470: MSVEMLRMKREVIEDVAIIGGLVGVQFVYAGNSVLLSYFMSLGLDPLTIVIFSTLATFIILSPIAAFFERHTWPSKVSLKLMIQLVLIAFGGVTVFQTLFLKGIKLTSPAMATAMPNLAPGFIFIIACTVRLERVKISCLYSKVKILGTLLCVLGAITMSIMQSTTTPAEREAQFQAHAPDVVFDKQKIIGCLYLLSAVFVLSSNIVLQATTLRDFPAPMSLCAITSLIGVFITAAIQFVQDRKIETGWPLVSAKDLVGFSLLAGTVSGVCVSFNGWAMKKRGPVLVSMFSPIGTVCSVVLSLVTLGQSISVGSFAGMCLMFTGLYFFLWAKGKEVYLDVVDLESEFDAEKPLLS, from the exons ATGTCGGTGGAAATGCTTAGGATGAAGAGGGAGGTGATTGAAGATGTTGCAATAATAGGGGGATTGGTAGGGGTGCAATTTGTGTATGCTGGGAATTCTGTGTTGCTGAGTTATTTTATGTCTTTGGGGCTTGACCCTCTCACCATTGTTATTTTCTCTACCTTGGCCACTTTCATCATCCTCTCTCCTATTGCTGCTTTTTTTGAAAG GCATACATGGCCCTCGAAAGTCAGCTTGAAGTTGATGATTCAGTTGGTTTTGATCGCCTTTGGAGG ggtAACTGTATTCCAGACCTTATTCCTAAAGGGCATCAAGCTAACTTCACCAGCAATGGCAACAGCCATGCCAAACCTTGCTCCtggttttattttcatcatcGCATGTACTGTTAG ATTGGAGAGAGTGAAAATTAGTTGCCTCTACAGCAAAGTGAAGATTCTAGGCACATTGCTATGTGTGCTAGGCGCTATCACAATGAGCATAATGCAAAGCACTACCACTCCTGCAGAAAGAGAGGCCCAATTTCAAGCTCATGCTCCTGACGTTGTCTTTGATAAGCAGAAAATTATTGGTTGCTTGTATCTCCTCTCTGCTGTGTTTGTCTTGTCCAGCAATATTGTCTTACAG GCTACAACATTGCGTGATTTTCCTGCACCTATGTCCTTGTGCGCCATAACATCTTTGATAGGGGTGTTTATAACTGCAGCAATACAATTTGTTCAAGATCGCAAGATAGAAACTGGTTGGCCACTTGTGAGTGCAAAAGACTTGGTTGGCTTTTCTCTACTG GCAGGTACAGTGAGTGGAGTATGTGTTAGCTTCAATGGATGGGCAATGAAGAAAAGAGGGCCTGTTTTGGTTTCCATGTTTAGCCCCATTGGAACAGTCTGCTCAGTTGTTCTCTCACTTGTGACATTGGGACAGAGCATCAGTGTTGGAAG CTTTGCTGGCATGTGCCTCATGTTTACTGGCCTCTACTTCTTCCTATGGGCCAAGGGCAAGGAAGTTTACTTAGATGTTGTTGACCTTGAAAGTGAGTTTGATGCAGAGAAGCCTCTATTAAGTTGA
- the LOC18777603 gene encoding protein NUCLEAR FUSION DEFECTIVE 6, chloroplastic/mitochondrial isoform X2 yields MASACRQFANRASLSSVRSAIRSNAPKSPTSRFPLPTSTPSTPLRRSSLSRPPGALGCVQSLLPLHSAVAAARMTSSLSITSRSCRALSQELGLSVPR; encoded by the exons ATGGCTTCAGCCTGCAGGCAGTTCGCCAACAGAGCATCCCTATCGTCCGTCCGATCCGCCATCAGATCCAACGCCCCAAAATCTCCCACCTCACGCTTCCCTCTCCCGACATCCACTCCCTCAACTCCTCTTCGCCGTTCCTCACTCTCAAG GCCTCCGGGTGCACTGGGATGCGTGCAATCTCTACTGCCACTCCACAGCGCGGTGGCGGCGGCGAGAATGACGTCGTCTCTGAGCATCACATCGAGGAGTTGCCGTGCGCTCTCACAGG AGCTTGGTCTGTCAGTTCCAAGGTGA
- the LOC18777603 gene encoding protein NUCLEAR FUSION DEFECTIVE 6, chloroplastic/mitochondrial isoform X1 encodes MASACRQFANRASLSSVRSAIRSNAPKSPTSRFPLPTSTPSTPLRRSSLSRPPGALGCVQSLLPLHSAVAAARMTSSLSITSRSCRALSQGTLCRTSPGL; translated from the exons ATGGCTTCAGCCTGCAGGCAGTTCGCCAACAGAGCATCCCTATCGTCCGTCCGATCCGCCATCAGATCCAACGCCCCAAAATCTCCCACCTCACGCTTCCCTCTCCCGACATCCACTCCCTCAACTCCTCTTCGCCGTTCCTCACTCTCAAG GCCTCCGGGTGCACTGGGATGCGTGCAATCTCTACTGCCACTCCACAGCGCGGTGGCGGCGGCGAGAATGACGTCGTCTCTGAGCATCACATCGAGGAGTTGCCGTGCGCTCTCACAGGGTACTCTCTGCCGCACCTCTCCCGGCctctaa
- the LOC18777603 gene encoding protein NUCLEAR FUSION DEFECTIVE 6, chloroplastic/mitochondrial isoform X3 has protein sequence MASACRQFANRASLSSVRSAIRSNAPKSPTSRFPLPTSTPSTPLRRSSLSRPPGALGCVQSLLPLHSAVAAARMTSSLSITSRSCRALSQDGIDGT, from the exons ATGGCTTCAGCCTGCAGGCAGTTCGCCAACAGAGCATCCCTATCGTCCGTCCGATCCGCCATCAGATCCAACGCCCCAAAATCTCCCACCTCACGCTTCCCTCTCCCGACATCCACTCCCTCAACTCCTCTTCGCCGTTCCTCACTCTCAAG GCCTCCGGGTGCACTGGGATGCGTGCAATCTCTACTGCCACTCCACAGCGCGGTGGCGGCGGCGAGAATGACGTCGTCTCTGAGCATCACATCGAGGAGTTGCCGTGCGCTCTCACAGG ATGGAATTGATGGTACGTGA